The genomic stretch ATTGCGGGGAATGCGTTCGGACGCTTCGGGGGGGAACATGCGGGATAAAATAATGAGATACCTGTTGAGGTAAATACGACGTTTTTTTGATGGAGCAGCCTACCTCACCCGCAAATACTTCTCTACCTGCACGGCCCGCTTAATCTGGCCTGCCTGGAGCATGATCGCCTCGGTTTGTTGCCAAGCCAGCACGTCAATGGCCCCGATCTTTTTTGCTTCAGCCAGCACCAGTTTCCGGGTAGAAGCAAGTTGCTTTTTCATGATCTTGTCAGCGGTGTTCTTGTCCAGCTCTTTCACCGCAGCCAGTACTTCGGTTTCGTTGTCCTGATTCATGGCCGCTTCCCAACCCTGCAACAAGGCGGTCAGGAATTTTTCCACAACCAGGGGCTGTTCTTGAACCATCTTTTTCGAGGTGATGATCGAGTTGGCGACAAAATTTACCCCAAATGCTGACGGATTAAAGAAGTACACCGCCTCCCCCTCCCGAATCAGGTTGACTCGGTTTTGTTGCCCCATTGAGAGCTGAGCAAAACGGGAATGCATCAGGTCGTTTAAGTCGAAAACAGTAATCAGCTCTTCAAGCAAGGATTCGCGTCCAGATGGCGTCACCTGTTGCAGTAAGCTGCCGATGTTTGACCAGCCCGGTAGTCGTTCCATATTATAGGTGTAGAGGATGGTTATAATTTTCTTGAGACGGAGAGACCCCTTATGCCCGGTGATTCCAGAGGAAATAATCCGGGCCAGCGAGGTTTTTCCAGCACCAGAAGGACCGAATACAGCATGAAACCCTGGCCCCTGTATGGTAAAGGAAAGGTGATCAAGCACGCTGGTGCCGTTATCCGGGTATTGAAAGCTTAGGTTATCGCATGCAAGTTGCATCGTCACTCCGAAAAAAGAGGGTATCCAGTTGGGAAGAAAGGAGAGTATAGTCTTTTTGTACCTTGAACAAAAGGAGTAATTATTGTTAATAAGCTTCCTCTCCCCTTACATGGGACTGGAATGCAACCTGTAAACCAACAGTTAGAAATCTTGTATTTAATTTTTAACTGTGATAGAAATATTAAACACATCATGTGTTCAAAATAATACAAGATTGTTTACTACCTTTGCCAGAGCGAACAGTATGAAATTTATGGACAGGCCGTGTACAGTACTTATTGTTGACGATGATCCCTTTGGGATTATCCAGTTGCAGACATTGCTGAAAGATTCTGGGTATGAATTGGTTACTGCGTCGGACGGAGCTTCCGCTGTTGAGATAGCCAGAAGACGGTCCCCTGATATTATCCTTCTTGATATTATTATGCCAGAAATGGACGGCTACGAGACCTGTCGACGTCTGAAGGGGAATGGAAAATCTGAAGATATTCCGATTATTTTTTTGAGTGGACTGCATTCAACCGAGGAAAAGATAAATGCCTTTGAAGCTGGTGGGGTGGATTATATCACCAAGCCGTTCTCGGAAAAAGAGGTATTGATCAGACTGCGGACTCACCTGACCCTGCATCGGCTGAATAAATGTCTGATGCATGAGCTGGAAAGCAGAGATGAGGAATTGCAAAATACGGAGAGCAAGGTACAGGATGTCAATGCAGCTCTCAAGGTTCTCCTTTCCGCAATAGAAGAGGAGAAAAAGGAACTTGCAGAGCGGGTTCATTTTAAGGCGGAAAAACTTATTCTTCCCAAGGTCCGAGAGCTCACAGTGGAAGAGGATCCTGAGAAAAAGGAGGCCCTGTTCCAAACAATTGAACAAATTTTTCAGGAGTTGACAAAACCCTTTGTTCCTGGCGGGGTGGAGCTGGGAAAAACTCTTTCTCCTGCGGAGCTGCAAATTGTCAATTTGATAAAACAGGGAAAGGCAAGTAAAGAAATTTCAGATATCTGCAATATCTCTATCAGTACGATCGCATCCCACCGCAAAACAATTAGGAAGAAGCTCAATATTACTAACAGAAAGGTTAATCTTTATAATTATTTAAATTTAATCAATTAGAATTGATTAAAGGAAAGGTGTTATGCTTTTTCTGGATGTTTTCCTCACCCATAAACTGTTGGTTTTCATCCGCTGATGCGGAAGGTTTCATTCATGATGCATTGTGGAATCAGCCAGCGTCTCCTCTTCGGCCTCTTCTTGGTTGCTGCTGTTCTGGGGGGGGGGATTCTCTTTATCCTTCTTCGTTTCAGCGCGTTTCATACTCGTTTCGAGAAGATTGCTCACGAAATGCCAAACTTTATAATTGCTACCGAGCTGGAGCATGAAGCGAGAGTATTGGCATCCCACTCTCAAAATATCCTGATGTCACAGGGGAATTATCTTGTTGTAGATACTCAGGGCCTGATCAAGCAATCAATGTCTCGCATTATGGATATTATCTCACAGGTCCAACCAGACAAAGATGCGAGTAGCCATCTGCAAGTGCTTGCCAGGCAATATCGTCGTGTGGCTGATAATCAGCTCGATTTGGTTGCTCTAAAAGAGGAGCAATTGCAGATTAAGCGCCAGCAAGAGCGAATCCATAAGCGTCTTGCTGTGTTATTGAAGGAGGTTACCGAGGATAATCTTTTACTTCTTCCTTCATCACATGTGGATACCCCCCCTGCTCTCAAGGAGTGGTACTCGAAGATTTGTCGCGCTATAACCTTGTTACTGACCTCGTATACAACGCAATCGCAACAAAATATTGAGACATATACTCTGCAATTGGAACAGAGTATGGCTCAAGCGGCCAAGGTGTTGGAACAGCTTCCAGCTGAAATTCGGGATAAGCTGGGCAGGTATCAAAGAGAGATAACTGCTTACGCCATCGGTGATAATGGTCTTCTTTTTTTTCGTTCCGAAGGGATGAAGTTACAGCGTCGCATTGATGATGGCCTCTTTAAAGGGCGAGGTTATGCTGCTGTTCTTTTTGCATCATCGCATCAGCTCCATGCAGATGCAAAAAAAATAACCTTAGGCGATGAACAGAAAACGGCATCGGAACTGCATTTATTCCTTTTTTACCTGTTATTCTTGGCAGGTATGGTGCTTGTTTCCTTGGCGGCTATTTATATCTTTGTGCGCCACTCTGTTATCTCTCGTATTCTTGCAATTCGGCGAGAGCTTATTGAATACGATGCCGATGGCACCGGGGAAAAAATTTCTATCCAAGAAACAGGGGATGATGAATTGACCTCGCTGGCTGCTGGGATTAACTATTTTCTGGCGCAGATTCAGCAACGTGAGCAGCAGTTGCAGCGTGCCGCCAGAGAGGCGGAGGCGGCCAATGAAGCGAAAAGCGCTTTTGTTGCTGCGATAAGCCATGAAATCCGTACGCCGATGAACGCCATCATTAATTTGACAAGGCTCTGTTTAAAAGCCGAGCTTGATACTGCGCTGGACAGCAGGCGAGAAAATTGGTTGGAAATAGTTCGTCGATCATCTGAGTCTTTACTGGATCTGACCAACGATCTTCTTGATTCGGCCAAGGTGGAGGCCGGTAAAATGGAGCTGAACCAGACGGTTTTTAGCCTCGTCGATCTTTTGGATAAGCTTGAACCGTATAAGATCACCGCTCAGATGAAAGGCCTTGATTTTCAGATGAGCATGGAACCTGAAATGCCGGAATACTGGTACGGTGATCAACAGCGGGTCGGCCAGATTTTGATTAACCTGGTGAGTAATGCTATCAAATTTACCGAGAGCGGCCGGGTGAAGGTGACCGTTGAGCAGTATCGGGATGATGAGGAGTGGCTCTTGTTGAGAGTTTCTGATACGGGTATCGGAATTCGTGAGGATAAATTGGAAAGTATTTTTCATCCCTTTCAGCAGGCGGGGCAATCTGCTGTGCGGCGCGGGGGCACCGGTTTGGGACTCAGTATTGCTCGGCAGCTGGTGGAGTTGATGGGAGGTCGTATCCAGGCGGAGTGCAAACTGCATACGGGCAGTATTTTCCAGGTTGTTCTTTCGTTAAAATCGTTGGATAAGGAAAAGAGCGCTAAGATTGTGTGTGTACCTGAATATGAACATGGCAGGATTGTACCCAGGGGCCTTACCGGGGGAAGGATCCTCTTGGTGGATGATAATCCTTTTAATCGTTTGGTGGCGGAGGAATTGATGAAGCTCGCAGGGCTGGCAGTTGAAAGCGCTGAGGATGGAGTCGAGGCTGTAGAGATGGTTCGGGCAAAGAAATATGATCTCGTATTAATGGATTTGAATATGCCGCGCATGGACGGGGTTGAGGCAGGTATGGCCATACATGACCTGCCTGATTGTGCAGAGTTACCGATTATTGCCCTGACAGCGGATGCCAGTGAATCAACTCGGCAAAGCTGTCTTCGTAATGGAATGAATGATGTTGTCAGTAAGCCCATTGACCCCCAGACATTTTTTAAAATTCTTGAGTACTGGTTGCCCGAAAAACGAATTAAGGAGGATCAGTTACCCGTTGAGCCAGTTGTGCAGGTTGAACCGGAGGATCGCGTTATCGCTTTGTTGGATAACCCTATTATCCTCAAGGCCTTTGTAGATAATCATGGTGAAACAGTTCAGCGAATTCATCAAGCCCTTGTTGACGGCGATTGTGAGGAAGCACATCGTTTTGCCCATAATCTGAAAGCAGCAGCCGGTGCTATCGGGGCGCCTCAGCTGAACAGGCTCTCGGAAAAGCTGGAGCATCGCCTCAGCAATGCCGAGGTAGTGAGTAAGGATTCGGAAGCTGATCTGGTTGCGCAGATGGAAGCAGAGCTCCAAGAAATTCTCGAACGGATTAGCCAGTATCAGGCCTGTTCAACGGAATAAAATGCCTTTTTAAAGGCTGTAACCAGCTTATTTTACAGCGCAGGACGTGGCGATGAAAAATTCAGGTTTTGGCGGCGCGGAGTATGCCTGTTTGTCTTTTTCTTTAGCCGAAAAGGAGAAGAAAAAATTTATCTATCATGATAATTATGCACAGAAATTTTTTTATGACATCTTCGTGATATTGACATGTTACTTCAATATTGTTATATAACTGTCAAATAATTTTTATTTCCATAAAACAGTTATCACTGAGGACATCAATCGTATGAAAAAAATCAGCCTGTCCGTTGATGCCGTTCAGATTTCCGTCGAACAGGGCGCAACCGTACTGGAAGCTGCCCACCAAGCTGGAATCACTATTCCGACTCTTTGTCATCTCCCAGAAAAAACATCTCAGGAGTCTCATTGCGAGGTCTGTGTCGTTGCCTGTGAGGGACGGGAAGGATTCATAAAGTCTTGCGCAACCCCGGTCGAAGAGGGGATGGTTATTATCACAGAGAACGATGCAATCAGAGCGTATCGCCAGGAACGAATTGCCGCTTTGGCGTCCATCCATTTTGGCGACTGCAAGGCCCCATGCAGCCTGACCTGTCCTGGTCAGATCAATGTCCAGGGGTATATAGCCCATGTGGCCAAGGGTCAGTATGCAGAAGCCGTGCGCCTGGTCATGGAGAAAAACCCGCTGCCTTTTTCTGTGGGCCGTCTTTGCCGGCGTTTCTGCGAGAGTCGTTGCCGTCGGGTCCTGCTGGATGCTCCCATTGCCATTAATCACTTGAAACGCTTTGTCGCTGATTGGTGCATGAACAATCAGGTTGATCTGCATATTCAGAAGCAACCAGCTACGGGCAAGAAGATGGCCGTTGTCGGTGGTGGTCCTTCCGGTCTGGCTGGAGCCTATTATTTGGCAAAAAATGGTCATGACGTGACCATTTATGAGGCTGAAGAAGAGCTGGGCGGCTTGCTTCGCTACGCTGTTCCTGAGTTCAAAGTTCCCAACAAGGTGCTGGATTACGAAATCGCGACCATTCTCAAGATGGGTATTGAGGTGAAATGTAATCATCGCCTCGGTCAGGAGGTAAGCATGGACGAGCTGAACAGTCAGTTTGATGCTGTCCTGCTGACCATCGGTGCCGGTGTTGATCAGCCTTTGGGGCTGCCTGGCAGCGATTTGGCCGGGGTTCAGCCTGCTTTGGATTTCCTTCGCAAGTATAATGCAGGTGCCGAAGTAAAGCAGGGCAAGACAGCAGCCGTGATCGGCGGTAATAATGTAGCGATGGAAGCGGCCCGTGCTCTGCTCCGTCAGGGTTATGAAGTAACCATTGTCAATCCCAAGAAGGATGCCTCTGGACTCGGTGCCAATCCGGTAGCGATCAAAGAGGCGGAAAAGGAAGGAGCACGTTTCCTCTTTCAGGTTGATCCCTGTGAAGTCAGACAGCTGGGTTCAGGCTTGGAACTGGTTATGGGTCAGCTGGAGCTGGGCGAACCGGACAAGAAAGGAAAACAAAAGCTGCAGCCTGTTCCTGATGCCTTTGATGTCCTCTTGGTGGATACGGTCGTTTATGCCCAGGGCCAGATGGTCTGTGGCGAGAAAGAGACAGAGGGCGATACGCCGTTTGCGGATGTGGCCCTGAGCCCGAAAAACCTGATTAAGGCCAATGCCAAGACCGCCATGACCAGCAGGGACAAGGTCTATGCAGCTGGCGAGGCAGCTGGCGGCTCCCGTCCCCTGATTCAGGTAGTGAGTTCCGGGCGCAAGGCAGCAGAAAGCATCCATAGCGCAGTGATGGGTCTTGCTCCGGCCCCGGCAGAAAGTCGCTTTAATTTCACACGCGGTACATCTGCCGATGATAGCAAGGTGCTGGAGCGCTTTGAAAAGCAGGAGCGCACTCCTATGCCCACTCGGGCCCCTGATGCAGCGGTGCTGGATAACGAAGAGGTGAAACTGGGCTTTGATGAGGCTGCTGCCAAGCGAGAGGCGGATCGTTGCCTGGAATGCGGTTGTATGGCCTTTGACGACTGTGACTTTAAAACCCTCTGTATTGATAATGATATCAATCTGAATAAAACCGGCATGGGTACAGTGCCTGCCTACAGCTTGGACAGGTCCCATCCCATGCTGGATGTAGATCTCAATAAATGTATCTACTGTCAACGCTGTGTCAATGCCTGCGCCTACGAGGCCCTGGATTTAAGTTGCGTATCCAAGGATGAGCAGGGTGTGGCTACGGGTATCTCTCTCAGCTTTAATGATAATTGCGTGCATTGC from Candidatus Electrothrix communis encodes the following:
- a CDS encoding ABC transporter substrate-binding protein — its product is MQLACDNLSFQYPDNGTSVLDHLSFTIQGPGFHAVFGPSGAGKTSLARIISSGITGHKGSLRLKKIITILYTYNMERLPGWSNIGSLLQQVTPSGRESLLEELITVFDLNDLMHSRFAQLSMGQQNRVNLIREGEAVYFFNPSAFGVNFVANSIITSKKMVQEQPLVVEKFLTALLQGWEAAMNQDNETEVLAAVKELDKNTADKIMKKQLASTRKLVLAEAKKIGAIDVLAWQQTEAIMLQAGQIKRAVQVEKYLRVR
- a CDS encoding response regulator transcription factor; this translates as MKFMDRPCTVLIVDDDPFGIIQLQTLLKDSGYELVTASDGASAVEIARRRSPDIILLDIIMPEMDGYETCRRLKGNGKSEDIPIIFLSGLHSTEEKINAFEAGGVDYITKPFSEKEVLIRLRTHLTLHRLNKCLMHELESRDEELQNTESKVQDVNAALKVLLSAIEEEKKELAERVHFKAEKLILPKVRELTVEEDPEKKEALFQTIEQIFQELTKPFVPGGVELGKTLSPAELQIVNLIKQGKASKEISDICNISISTIASHRKTIRKKLNITNRKVNLYNYLNLIN
- a CDS encoding ATP-binding protein — protein: MMHCGISQRLLFGLFLVAAVLGGGILFILLRFSAFHTRFEKIAHEMPNFIIATELEHEARVLASHSQNILMSQGNYLVVDTQGLIKQSMSRIMDIISQVQPDKDASSHLQVLARQYRRVADNQLDLVALKEEQLQIKRQQERIHKRLAVLLKEVTEDNLLLLPSSHVDTPPALKEWYSKICRAITLLLTSYTTQSQQNIETYTLQLEQSMAQAAKVLEQLPAEIRDKLGRYQREITAYAIGDNGLLFFRSEGMKLQRRIDDGLFKGRGYAAVLFASSHQLHADAKKITLGDEQKTASELHLFLFYLLFLAGMVLVSLAAIYIFVRHSVISRILAIRRELIEYDADGTGEKISIQETGDDELTSLAAGINYFLAQIQQREQQLQRAAREAEAANEAKSAFVAAISHEIRTPMNAIINLTRLCLKAELDTALDSRRENWLEIVRRSSESLLDLTNDLLDSAKVEAGKMELNQTVFSLVDLLDKLEPYKITAQMKGLDFQMSMEPEMPEYWYGDQQRVGQILINLVSNAIKFTESGRVKVTVEQYRDDEEWLLLRVSDTGIGIREDKLESIFHPFQQAGQSAVRRGGTGLGLSIARQLVELMGGRIQAECKLHTGSIFQVVLSLKSLDKEKSAKIVCVPEYEHGRIVPRGLTGGRILLVDDNPFNRLVAEELMKLAGLAVESAEDGVEAVEMVRAKKYDLVLMDLNMPRMDGVEAGMAIHDLPDCAELPIIALTADASESTRQSCLRNGMNDVVSKPIDPQTFFKILEYWLPEKRIKEDQLPVEPVVQVEPEDRVIALLDNPIILKAFVDNHGETVQRIHQALVDGDCEEAHRFAHNLKAAAGAIGAPQLNRLSEKLEHRLSNAEVVSKDSEADLVAQMEAELQEILERISQYQACSTE